A genomic region of Bosea sp. 124 contains the following coding sequences:
- a CDS encoding phosphoserine transaminase: MANTVPATRPRVPHFSSGPCAKRPGWSLKALSDAALGRSHRAKVGKDKLKAAIDLTREVLQVPADYRIGIVPASDTGAVEMALWSLLGARGVDMVSWESFGAGWVTDVVKQLKLADVRTLDAPYGELPNLKKLDTKTRDVVFTWNGTTSGVRVVDASWIADDREGLTICDATSAAFAQRLDWQKLDVTTFSWQKVLGGEAAHGMIILSPRAVERLVTYKPSWPLPKIFRMTSGGKLIEGIFQGETINTPSMLAVEDYLDALAWAKKVGGLDGLVKRADGNFRVIAKFVRENDWIDFLAVKPKTRSNTSVCLKFSDPAVTALPADAQAAFAKQVVGIIEKAGAGFDLGHYRDAPPGLRIWCGATVQSRDLKALLPWIEYAFAEAKAGLSKKAA, from the coding sequence ATGGCGAATACCGTTCCGGCCACGCGTCCGCGCGTGCCGCATTTCTCGTCCGGCCCCTGCGCCAAGCGCCCCGGCTGGTCCCTCAAGGCTCTCAGTGACGCAGCACTCGGCCGCTCGCACCGCGCCAAGGTCGGCAAGGACAAGCTAAAAGCTGCCATCGACCTGACCCGCGAGGTGCTGCAGGTGCCGGCCGATTACCGCATCGGCATCGTGCCGGCCTCCGACACCGGCGCCGTCGAGATGGCGCTGTGGTCCTTGTTGGGCGCCCGCGGCGTCGACATGGTCAGCTGGGAGAGCTTCGGCGCCGGCTGGGTCACCGATGTCGTCAAGCAGCTCAAGCTCGCCGATGTCCGCACGCTTGACGCGCCCTATGGCGAATTGCCGAACCTGAAGAAGCTCGACACCAAGACCCGCGACGTCGTCTTCACCTGGAACGGCACGACCTCAGGCGTGCGCGTCGTCGATGCGAGCTGGATCGCCGACGACCGCGAGGGGCTGACCATCTGCGACGCGACCTCGGCCGCCTTCGCGCAGCGCCTCGACTGGCAAAAGCTCGATGTCACCACCTTCTCCTGGCAGAAGGTGCTCGGCGGCGAGGCAGCCCATGGCATGATCATTCTCTCGCCCCGCGCGGTCGAGCGTCTGGTGACCTACAAGCCGTCCTGGCCGCTGCCGAAGATCTTCCGCATGACCTCGGGCGGCAAGCTGATCGAGGGCATCTTCCAGGGCGAGACCATCAACACGCCCTCCATGCTCGCGGTCGAGGATTATCTCGATGCGCTGGCCTGGGCGAAGAAGGTCGGCGGGCTCGACGGGCTGGTGAAGCGGGCCGACGGCAATTTCCGCGTCATCGCCAAATTCGTGCGCGAGAACGACTGGATCGACTTCCTCGCCGTGAAGCCGAAGACGCGCTCGAACACGAGCGTTTGCCTGAAGTTCTCCGACCCGGCCGTGACGGCGCTGCCGGCGGACGCGCAGGCGGCCTTCGCCAAGCAGGTCGTCGGCATCATCGAGAAGGCCGGCGCCGGCTTCGACCTCGGCCATTACCGCGACGCTCCTCCCGGCCTGCGCATCTGGTGCGGCGCGACGGTGCAGTCGCGCGACCTCAAGGCGCTGCTGCCCTGGATCGAGTACGCCTTCGCCGAGGCCAAGGCGGGGTTGAGCAAGAAGGCGGCGTAA
- a CDS encoding DUF1902 domain-containing protein: MRFAGLRAMVASRKDTAMAPLKFEVRRDEEAGVWYAVATDESGIVTEAETLDALRERLKQLVPDFLELDCDCPIELEMCSDELAFGSCELPPR; the protein is encoded by the coding sequence ATGCGCTTCGCAGGCCTGCGCGCCATGGTCGCCTCCCGCAAGGACACGGCCATGGCGCCACTGAAATTCGAGGTCCGTCGCGACGAGGAGGCCGGCGTCTGGTACGCCGTCGCCACCGACGAGAGCGGCATCGTCACCGAAGCCGAGACGCTGGACGCCCTGCGCGAGCGACTGAAGCAGCTCGTGCCGGATTTCCTCGAGCTCGACTGCGACTGCCCGATCGAGCTGGAGATGTGCAGCGACGAGCTGGCCTTCGGCTCTTGCGAGCTGCCGCCGCGCTGA
- the bla gene encoding class A beta-lactamase has product MLRFAAIALACLAASQAVSTNPARADWDKAKLDREIVAIERQSKGRLGVALLDLKDSRTWSHRGTESFPMQSVFKWPLAIAVLQAVEAGRFKLDEKITIRRSEFSLYHSPLAKAFEGESNAYPLRELIALAAGESDNTAADILMREIGGPRVVRAMLAAGGIQGITVDRYERQFQPEVFGLPGFGWNDVIDEPAYRAKLAALDPAKRKAALQTALKDRRDSATPEASVLFVEAQARGNWLRGPAHNALIDRIVTETKSGADRIRAGLPEGARFAHKTGLGLTMDGINHATNDIGLVNLPNGRVFAIAVYLAGSTADARTREAAHAAVAKLAVAALR; this is encoded by the coding sequence ATGCTTCGCTTCGCCGCTATCGCCCTCGCCTGCCTTGCTGCCTCACAGGCCGTGTCGACGAACCCCGCCCGCGCCGACTGGGACAAGGCGAAGCTGGACAGGGAGATCGTCGCGATCGAGCGGCAGTCGAAAGGGCGGCTCGGCGTCGCCCTGCTCGACCTGAAGGACAGCAGGACCTGGTCGCATCGCGGCACCGAGTCCTTCCCGATGCAGAGCGTCTTCAAATGGCCGCTGGCGATTGCCGTGTTGCAGGCGGTCGAAGCCGGCCGTTTCAAGCTCGACGAGAAGATCACGATCAGGCGCAGCGAGTTCTCGCTCTATCACAGCCCCCTCGCCAAGGCCTTCGAAGGCGAGAGCAACGCCTATCCGCTGCGCGAGCTGATCGCGCTCGCCGCCGGAGAGAGCGACAACACCGCCGCCGACATCCTGATGCGCGAGATCGGCGGGCCGCGCGTCGTCCGTGCGATGCTGGCTGCGGGCGGCATCCAGGGCATCACGGTCGACCGCTACGAGCGGCAGTTCCAACCCGAGGTCTTCGGCCTGCCGGGCTTCGGCTGGAACGATGTGATCGACGAGCCGGCCTACCGGGCGAAGCTCGCCGCGCTCGATCCGGCAAAGCGCAAGGCCGCCCTGCAGACTGCACTTAAGGACCGCCGCGACAGTGCGACGCCCGAGGCCAGCGTGCTCTTTGTCGAGGCGCAGGCCAGGGGCAACTGGCTGCGCGGGCCCGCCCATAATGCCCTGATCGACAGGATCGTCACGGAAACGAAAAGCGGCGCGGACCGCATCCGCGCCGGCCTGCCCGAAGGCGCCCGCTTCGCCCACAAGACCGGGCTGGGCCTGACCATGGACGGCATCAACCACGCCACCAATGACATCGGCCTCGTCAACCTGCCGAACGGCCGCGTCTTTGCCATTGCCGTCTATCTCGCGGGCTCGACGGCGGATGCCAGGACTCGCGAAGCCGCCCACGCCGCCGTGGCGAAATTGGCTGTCGCTGCCTTGCGCTAG
- the serA gene encoding phosphoglycerate dehydrogenase, whose product MTAPKVLISDALSPAAVQIFKDRGIDVTFDPNLGKDKDKLAAIIGDYDGLAIRSATKATAKLLEAAKNLKVIGRAGIGVDNVEIPAATARGIIVMNTPFGNSITTAEHAIAMMFALARQIPSADVSTQAGKWEKNRFMGVEITAKTLGLIGCGNIGAIVAERGIGLKMRVIAYDPYLSPERAVALGVEKVELEELLKRADFITLHVPMTAMTKNILSAENLAKTKKGVRIINCARGGLVDEQALADLIKSGHVAGAAFDVFSVEPAESNPLFGLENVVCTPHLGAATNEAQENVALQVAEQMSDYLLKGAITNAVNFPSISAEEAPRIKPFVALAEKLGSFLGQLTEAPVKGIRIEYEGAVASLNLKAISAAAITGVLRPFLPEINMVNAAMVAKEKGIVVEEMTREVAGNLESVIRIVVEAEDMPRHAAGTVFQDGKPRIVEIRDIQVDAEFAPHMLYVRNADKPGFIGQFGSLLGAAGVNVATFSLGRDKPGGDAICYVAVDEAISDELLAKIHEIPMVKRARRLRF is encoded by the coding sequence ATGACAGCCCCCAAGGTCCTGATCTCGGACGCCCTTTCCCCCGCCGCCGTGCAGATCTTCAAGGATCGCGGCATCGACGTGACCTTCGATCCCAATCTCGGCAAGGACAAGGACAAGCTCGCCGCGATCATCGGCGACTATGACGGCCTCGCCATCCGCTCGGCCACCAAGGCGACGGCCAAGCTGCTGGAAGCGGCCAAGAACCTCAAGGTCATCGGCCGCGCCGGCATCGGCGTCGACAATGTCGAGATTCCCGCCGCCACGGCGCGCGGCATCATCGTGATGAACACGCCCTTCGGCAATTCGATCACCACCGCCGAGCACGCCATCGCGATGATGTTCGCGCTCGCCCGCCAGATCCCCTCCGCCGACGTCTCGACCCAGGCCGGAAAGTGGGAGAAGAACCGCTTCATGGGCGTGGAGATCACCGCCAAGACGCTCGGGCTGATCGGCTGCGGCAATATCGGCGCGATCGTCGCCGAGCGCGGCATCGGCTTGAAGATGCGCGTCATCGCCTATGACCCCTATCTCTCGCCCGAGCGCGCGGTCGCACTCGGCGTCGAGAAGGTCGAGCTGGAAGAGCTGCTCAAGCGCGCCGACTTCATCACGCTGCACGTCCCGATGACGGCGATGACCAAGAACATCCTCTCGGCCGAGAACCTCGCCAAGACCAAGAAGGGCGTGCGCATCATCAACTGCGCCCGCGGCGGGCTCGTCGACGAGCAGGCGCTGGCCGACCTGATCAAGTCCGGCCATGTCGCGGGTGCGGCCTTCGACGTGTTCTCGGTCGAGCCAGCGGAATCGAACCCGCTGTTCGGGCTGGAGAACGTCGTCTGCACGCCTCATCTCGGCGCCGCCACCAACGAGGCGCAGGAGAATGTCGCCCTGCAGGTCGCCGAGCAGATGTCGGACTATCTGCTCAAGGGCGCGATCACCAACGCGGTGAACTTCCCCTCGATCTCAGCCGAGGAAGCCCCGCGCATCAAGCCCTTCGTGGCGCTCGCCGAAAAGCTCGGCTCCTTCCTCGGCCAGCTCACCGAGGCGCCGGTCAAGGGCATCCGCATCGAGTATGAGGGCGCGGTCGCGAGCCTCAACCTGAAGGCGATCTCGGCCGCCGCGATCACCGGCGTGCTGCGGCCCTTCCTGCCCGAGATCAACATGGTCAACGCCGCCATGGTCGCCAAGGAGAAGGGCATCGTCGTCGAGGAGATGACGCGCGAGGTCGCCGGCAATCTCGAAAGCGTCATCCGCATCGTCGTCGAGGCCGAGGACATGCCGCGCCATGCCGCAGGCACCGTCTTCCAGGACGGCAAGCCGCGCATCGTCGAGATCCGCGACATCCAGGTCGATGCCGAATTCGCACCGCACATGCTTTATGTCCGCAACGCCGACAAGCCGGGCTTCATCGGCCAGTTCGGCTCGCTGCTGGGCGCCGCCGGCGTCAATGTCGCGACCTTCTCGCTCGGCCGCGACAAGCCCGGCGGCGACGCGATCTGCTATGTCGCCGTCGACGAGGCGATCTCGGACGAGCTGCTGGCCAAGATCCACGAGATCCCGATGGTCAAGCGGGCGCGGCGGCTGAGGTTTTAG
- a CDS encoding DUF1902 domain-containing protein, giving the protein MSPHAEKSLGAGHAITHHHDGSRGQVAGMKRHAIVRAAWDDEAGVWYVEESDIPSLATESETLEGLRQRIRDIIPDLLQDAVDRPDEIEVDIIAHAHERVRTAA; this is encoded by the coding sequence ATGAGCCCGCATGCGGAAAAATCGCTTGGAGCCGGCCATGCCATCACGCATCATCATGACGGTTCACGAGGTCAGGTAGCAGGCATGAAGCGGCACGCGATCGTCAGAGCGGCATGGGATGACGAAGCCGGCGTCTGGTATGTCGAAGAATCGGATATTCCCAGCCTCGCGACCGAAAGCGAGACGCTGGAGGGCTTGCGCCAGCGTATCCGCGACATCATTCCTGATCTTCTGCAAGATGCGGTGGACCGCCCGGACGAGATCGAGGTCGACATCATCGCTCACGCGCATGAACGGGTGCGGACCGCTGCATAA